AAGTAAATCTCGGCCCTATTGCAGGAACCAGCAGATAACCGATGTAAGAAAGTGTAAATCCATATACTATTATGAATGCTCCGTAATCGAGTTCCTTCCATTTACCCTGAAGTATCATATCTGCGGCTAAAATCACAGGCAAAAAGAAAAATGTGCCGTAAACTATCTGAAGAAGTTCGGTGAGCATTGGATTTGCGATTTTATATAACTCAACAGTCGGATCTGCTCCGAATATGAATCTGTCTATTTTAATTAATACGTCATCGTAGATAATTCCGCGTATCGGATCGACCATAAAATATAGTTCTTTGAAAAAAATAAAGATGAGAGGGATCAGGTACCAGTAGTGAACCTGCTTCCAGATTCCTCCTTTTTTACTTTTAAATGAAAGATAAAATGCAGTTGTTATTACTATAATGTTCATCGTTAGATTTAAATACCAGTACTCAATTCTACCGATAAAAATGATATTGATAACAGAAAGGAAGACAGAAAATACAATTACGGTTAAATCAGTCGTGTTCAGGTTCAAAAAAAAAGATCTGATCCGTTCCATTATTATAGAAATGCAAATGTTATTATCGAAAGGTAAATGGTTAATCCGAATATGTCGTTCATCGTTGCAACAAAAGGACCCGTGGCTACTGCGGGGTCCGCACCGAATCTTTTTAGCATAAGGGGAATTGTAGCACCCATCACCGTAGCGAAAATCATTATTACGAGCAATGAAATCGAAAGTACAATCGAGAATTTGAACTCAGCGTTAAAAAGGTAATGTGTGGCGATTATCAGAATTACTCCGCATACAATCCCATTGAATAAACCGACCAGAAATTCCTTAAGAATTTTTTTATAACTTGTTTTGAACCAAACATCGTGCTCTGTTAATCTGCGTACCATAACGATTGCGGCCTGCGTGCCGGAGCTCCCTCCCATAGCCATTACTACAGGAATGAAAAAGCTGGCTATAAGAATCTTTTCAATTGAAGCCTGGAAAGAGGAGAGGACTACAGCACTTATCAT
This window of the Melioribacteraceae bacterium genome carries:
- a CDS encoding phosphatase PAP2 family protein, which translates into the protein MERIRSFFLNLNTTDLTVIVFSVFLSVINIIFIGRIEYWYLNLTMNIIVITTAFYLSFKSKKGGIWKQVHYWYLIPLIFIFFKELYFMVDPIRGIIYDDVLIKIDRFIFGADPTVELYKIANPMLTELLQIVYGTFFFLPVILAADMILQGKWKELDYGAFIIVYGFTLSYIGYLLVPAIGPRFTLHVFETNNIEMPGLFLTDFLREVVNTGESIPSGTINPAEIVQRDVFPSGHTQMTLLVMILSVKFGSRLRYFFLINGTLLIFATVYLRYHYVVDLIAGALFMFFTLWSGRNIHRWWNQVSNPASTF